The segment ACTTCTCATAGCATCCCAAGGttctttatttagttttgttaatttttcaTATGCTTTACATGTGTAGCcaaattatttttgtgtatgtgcacgtacgtggggggtgtggggtggggggtgttggggcagatcccctggagctagttatagacagttgtaagctgcttgatgtgggtgctgagaactgagcttGGGTCCGCTGCAAGAGTGGTGAGTGCTCATAACCAGTGAGCGTCTCTCCATCTAACTCCTCTCCTTTATCTTCAGGTCGTAGTTTCTCTTCTTGATCCATTCTGCTGGTAAGGCTTTCCTATGAGAGTTAAAATTAGGTTATTGAGTTTTTCAGTGTTGTTATTTCTACCTTTTACCAAATTTAGTTTTCAGATCTTGAACTGACTTGTCAATTCATTCAGCCatgttttcttggatttattCCAGTCCTCTTTAAGTTCATTGAGTTGTTTACTGTTGTTTTTCTGTAAAGTCTGAATTCTTTGATGGcatttatgattttcttttaaattgcatCCTAGGTAGTTTTTATCAGAGAACATTTTGTATAGGACTCATGGGTTTGGAGGGGGACATAATGTTTTAGCCTTTGATATTTATGTTTTGGCAATGTGATTTGGTCATGGAGACAGTTTTGTTTGGTATGTCTGATTCTAGGCCACCTCTGTTGATTgtaagtttttgttttggttttgttgtccAAGCTTGGTTGTCTTCCGATCAGGTATCAAGAGTTGGTAGTCAATCCTTCAGATACTAAATGTTGATTTTGGACTAGATGAACAGGGGTGACTCCAATTCAGTGGTAAGCAAGCAATGTAAATGGGATGTTGGTGAGCCAGGGTCTTAGGTATATAGAGTGTGTCACTAACAGTGGGCCTGAGACTTAGGATCAGGGCAGATAGGTAAGCGTTCAGGATACTCACCAGAGTTAGCCAGGACACAGGATAGCTAGGCAGTGAGGTTGAGATTGGTATAGGCAGGCAAGAGTCCTGTAGGCTCAGCAGACTGGGCCAGTACATAAGATGTGTAATCCAGTCCAAGCCCATAGGTTTGGTGTGGTGCAGGTGGGCAAGAATCCAGGAGACTGGCACATGGTGTTCTGTCAAACCCTTAATAAGCAAGTACTGTGCTACATACAAAGACTCTGGGTCagaattaaattattcaaattctTACTGAGCACAAACATTGCAGTAATGCCTCTGTTTAAGTAATTACCAAGGTCACACAACTATTAAGTGTTACTAGTCAGGCTTTGAACCATCATATCTGACTCCAGAAACATGCATAAAAAAAGGCTAATACTACACAGCAAGTTAATTCTTTGCTCATTTTCTGCCTGCCTTGTATCAAAAAGCTCCATTAGCTCTCTTAAACCAGTGTCATGAGTATTCATAAAGAGGTGGCAGTGAACTAACAGGTATCAAATGACTCCTCAGTTTTAAACACTGTTGCAATGACAAGCATTGTCAAAGAAGTAATAGAAAGATTTTCAGATTAGTACTAACAAAGCCTTTTATGTAAAATAGACTAACACTAGTTTCTAGGGACTCTGAGGACAGATTTTCATTACTGAAACCTGGCTGTTACTTGCTACTGTATGATTTAAACAAGTTACATCTGTGCCTTCCCTTGGACGATGGATTGAATACTTGTATCATTGGGCTGCTTTTAAGTATTAAAAAGACAAGTGTTTAAAACCATCTGTACTTGATTTGAAAGAAGTGCCCAGTGGATGCAGATTACCATGCTGCTTGAAACTTGGTGACATAGTAACTTAAacattttagttttatatttaaaaaactgGCTTATCTGAAATGTGCCATTGATCTCTTAAGCAGGAGAGCTAGGATGTGAAATCAGGCTTCTTTACTGTGCTTTCCAGAAGCTGCCTCTCGGTGTGTGGCACAAGCCTACTTAGAAACTTACTTCCTCAGCCAGGGAGATGggggcacttgggaggcagaagcaggtggatccctgagtatGAGGCCAGCTTGCTCTACAGAGGAAATTGACTGTGTAGTCAAGACTACACACACGCAGAAAACCTGACTTGGAAAAggcaagaaaacaagcaaaaccccacatgtctttgtttttatttattgcaGCACCTTTGGATCCCACCCTGGCCTAGGACTGATGAAaataaaagaggaagagggaggcgACACCCTGCTGTGAGAGTGTGAGTCTCCCCACACTTTCCTAGTGCTGGTGCATATGCTCTAGGCTACAGCCCTTTCAAGATGATGACCGAAAGCCTCTCCCTCCTGCAGACAGCTTTGCTGAAACATTGGGATACCCACTAAAGTATACTGACATGTTCCAAAGCCCAATAAATGCCTAAAACTCAAATCATTTCCTTCCCTTAGACATGGGAAGGGGGATGAATATTTTgtgtttgagtttatttacacAGGGACTGATTGGTTCTTGTAGCACTACCATTATATGACATATACTGAGACCAAGAGAAGAAAACCCAGCCAGTTTCTATAAGTAACTGGCTAAACTGTTGATTCCTTGGCATctgttataaaattaaaaagagagggCTGGGGGGAAAAGGCTGAACAAAACATTTGGCAAGAGCAGATAGTGGAAGACTCTTAGCTTTGTAGTCAAAAAGCACTTTCAACCCCATGTTTGGGATTCCCTCCTTCTTGGGATACAGCTGCAACATCATTCTTCACCAGCAGGTGTCCCCATCGGACTAGGGCACCACTTGGAAACTGGAAACTTGAAACTCAGAAAAATAGTGTTAAGTTTAAAGGTGACTCTCACAGGTAGCCTGTGTTGGAAAGATGGGACATGGGTCCACGGTTCCTAATCTTGTAGATATTAACTGATCCAGATAAAGTAAATTCATCAGTTAGTCACACCAAAAACCTTTGCTGTGTATACACAGATCCTATAATTCACTTGAAGTGAGAGTAATAAGATGCTTATTAAGAAAGGACATAGTAGATGCCAAAGGGTTATTACAAATCCTGTTTTAAAGAAGTTGCTCAACTTAAGTTGAATACTTGGTTCACAGAGATGCTAGTATCTCATAAGATTATTacttggctttttgagacagggtctcactttatgTAGCTgacctggttgtcctggaacacTGTAGACTATGCTAGCCTCAGCTCAAGAGATCCCCATCTCAACTTAAGGGATCAAAAGCATTTGCCACCTCACTGGGCTCTCAGAATTTACCCTGGAGATAAATGAAGTTGTTCATagttgtgcatgtgtatgagtatatagAATTGTTCTATAGGTTTGATTCCTGATGTGTAGGGGAAATATACAAAACTATGCATGATTGGAACCCAGCCTAGAATGCTATGTGCCAGGATGTTAACAGTATTCTCTCTGATTAGTATGATTGGTAAATCATGTTTACAAAAAGCTTTGATGTAAAGCTTTGTTTTGAGagctaaaaacaagcaaaagaacccatgcaggcttggtggtgcatgcactctggaggcagaggcaagggaatCGGAGTCTGAAAGCCAGGCcaccaaagctacatagtgaggccctagttttgttttttaaagttcaGCATTGTTACTTAtagttaggaaagaaaaaaaatagttctgAAACTTTAAAGTTGGACACTTAAGCAGTGTTTAATCCTTAAATATAGCCTCTGTAAGTTGGACCGTTAAGTGGAACCAAGCACTAATGTTTGATGTGAAATTGACAGTTTCCTGGAGTCCCTCCACAGGATGAAACTTGTCTTGTGCTAACTTGAGTTTCTTTTCCAGCTGAGGTGTAATTGTTATCTATTCCTTGAGGCTCCTGTCCTGTAAGACAGTGCCCCTCCTGGACACAGCAGGCCTGGGTTAGCTCTGGTGCTGTTTGGGCCATTCTGAGTTCATTTCCATAGCTGTATAAGATGAGGAAATATCTACTTTTAATAAGTATGAGACCTCAAAGTTCCATTTGTGGAACATGTCAAGAATAGCAGTAAAATGGGAACTATTTTCCTATGAGACCCTGCTTAAAATGGGAGACCAGAACCTACTTCATGGTTGTTAGGAAATTAAATTAGCAAAAGTCCAGTATAAGTGCACAGTAAGTGGCAAACATTAGGGGATTTTGAAAACTCTTCCAAGAAGCCATTAAGGCACTCTGAACCTCCTCTAACTGCCAAGACTCAGCAAGGCTCTCTCCTTCAGAACAGATGAAGTTTCCCCTGGGCCCCAACTGCAGACTGAAGAAATGGACCTGGCCCACAAGCCTCGGAGAATTCTGCACACTGTGTCCTTCCAGCTGATGCTCCCACCTTTTGGAAACCAAAGCTGCCAACTTGGCCTCTTGCAAAACACACATTCCATTCATACGTGCGTTTGTACATTGTTCCTCCCACACCCTTCTAGGCAGCCAATGCTGAGCTGCCAAGACAGCTGCCCAAGGAGCAGTCTTAGGGAAAAGGCAGCTCAAGAGGATTTTACAGAACTCAGTTTGGGTTTCGAATTCCTGTCCCTATACTGGGATTGTTCAGAATACTAAGctacatttgtttttattgccTTGACCCTCTGAAAAGGActtcttataaaataaatagcaaagtCAGTATTAAGtttggaaaataaaaagacacatcTAACTACCCAGAATCAATGACTGCCAATATTTTACAAGCTTAGGTTTTTCTGTCATTATTCAGATTTTTCAAATAACTGCATGGTATAACTGTTAAAAATAGTCTAAAACACTATTTTGTTGATGCTGAAGCTACAGATATTGTCCTTGCAGTTTCTAAAAGAAGATACTGTATTAATGCATATTAATGGTTCTTTTTAATTATAGAAAGATGTTTGTTTGCCAGCATTGTCTTAAATCTTTGCCACTGTCATGCATTAAAGAACAATTTTCATATGTTCAACTACTGTGTTCTGGAGTACCATTTAGATTGCCACCCAACTTTTCAGAAGCTTCTTGGCCATATTTTCTTCAATGGATGGTATATATCTGTTGCCCATTCTGTTGTGAAGCAACTGCTTTTCCATATTGACTTTAAGAGCTTCTTATGGAACAAATATGGTGCCCCTTTTGTCAGTGCTTCTAGGCTGGGGGGTGGTggcagcacatgcttttaattctggcattcaaaggcagaggcagtcagatctgagtttgaggccagcttaagTCTacatacagagtgagttccaggatagccagggctacacggagaaaccctgtcttgaaaaacaaaaatgtgcTTCATGTTTGCTTCTTAAGGCATGAAAACCTTGTAATTTAAAGTCCTGGTTGATTCAGGGATCAATGTAAGTGCACACTGGCCAGtcatatttttaatgatttgACCTTTATTCTTCCTGACACTACCTTGACATATAGCAGCTTCCTCtcatatatagataaatatatccaattatctccattatttcttttataatttgggTCAAAACCCAGGCCTAGAGGGATAAATTCCAGAGCCAACTTAGCCATCTGCTTTGAGGAGTCTATAGAAGACACCAGAATTGAAGTGACTCTTCTCTATACCCATGGACTACATTTTAGCATACTTTCTTGGTAGAAGTCCATTCCATATGCAATTAAGCTTCTCTGGTAACTGTATAAAAGTTATTTGCCAATATTTTAGTTGAAAGTAGGATTTCATCATCTTGTAACCCATTTACCACTCTGTTAATGTCCAGTTGGCTGTCTTCCTTTCCACTCTACTATTCTCCAATCTGCAAGGCCCTATCTGTGCTTAAGGGACAAAGCACAGAAGAAACAAGCCCAGAAGTCAGTGAGAGGATTATGGAACAAGGATAAACTACAAGTTTTCTAGGGAGTATAGTCAAGCTTAGAACCCTTTCCCAACTGAAAAGGCTTATCTAATCCCCACTCCACTAAGTGATGAAAGATCAAATATCATCCCACACACAACTGTGCCCCCAACTATCACACAATGTACTTAACATCTTTTTGATGAACTTTAAGGAGGCTTATAGTTCAGCACTATGAGGTATCATGGGTGTTTCACAGGCTTTTTCTTAAATCCTAATACCAATGGAGATGCCTTTATTTTGCagatgagtaaaaaaaaaaaaaaatagtcattgCAAGCCTGATTAGACCTAGGGACCATCCATACATTTAACAAAGAGATCAAAACTGTCATCTCATTTCTCATGGGAACTGCATTACTTAAGGTAATTAAGATGATTCCAGTAATGGGCATATAAGCAAACATTCATGTGCATGGAGGTCATCATGTGTTTGGAGCAAGACTCCTATCTTACAAGGGTCATTTTCCCAAGTTGTTATATAGCATAGCATCACAATGGTAAAGGTTCCCAATGGGTTGATAAACTACTTCAGAATAAattcactgttttttgttttctgcagaAATATCAATAGTTAGGTAAACAAATTTATTGAATCCAACAGCAGATAaccttcaaatttaaaaaaaaaagaaaaatactgtaGACATCAAAGACAAAAATGTGTATATCAAGGTAATATTCAGGGGGCTATTTGAAGAGTGCAACAGTGCAGAGAATACAAAAGTATTAACTTTTGTCAAGTTTGTACAACCTCAAGAAACGTACACTGGTCACAAACCAAGAAGGATCCACAAAGGTGCAGGGTCACATGAGCAGTGGACTCATCACCTCATTGGCTTAAGACAGGATATATGCAAGACCAATTCAACCAAGCCCTGTTTGCCTATTGCTTCAAATTCCCTCTTTAAAATCTCGAACATATTCAGTGCAGCAGGGAAGAACAGTTAATCAGATTCTGAGGACTGGACGGGGAATTAGTATTAGAGAAAAGATAGTTCTTCTGTAGCAAATATATTTGTGCTGAGAGAAAAACAGCAGCTGCTGAATGGCTTCTTTTGGCAATGCTCAGGGTATGTGATAGAAGTAGGTATCTATGAGAGCAGGCTGGGTTCCCAAGAGAAACAGAATATGATGCCCCAACACCCGAATCAGAACTTCAGCTAGTCAAACCACCTCAGCATCTGTGCCCAATGCTCAAGCAtccttctttgaaaaaaaaaaaaggggggggggggaggtcctGATGAGCATCCCCAGCATGTAGTCCTAGGCCAGGTCAAACTGTTATGGGCTACAACTACAGCTTACcaaaaaaataaactcagaatAGGAGTGTGGCAAGAACCATGACGTAGAAGAAAAGATCAATGTCACATGACCTTAAATAATCCTAATCAACATCTTTTGATAATTTTGTTCTTTCACATATTTAAGCTAAATACTGCTTTAGTCCCCCAAGTAGACCTTTGTCAGTTATAGATGTTCAGGTCATCACTAGCCATCCTGACACACACAGGAGATTAAGAAATCTAAAGAAGGTGGCAGGGGAGAGACAAAAACCGTTTAACAGTAGTTTGCTTTCCATTCCATACATAACTGTATAACTAGGTCTACCTGCTGCACTGAAGACTCCACTTGAACTACAGCAAACTATACATTTCAATACACACATCTTTTGCTGTTAGTCTTTTGAGCAAGTCTTTATCTTAGCAACTTCCCACCAATGTATAGTCTAATTACATAATTTATAGGGTCCCATAACCTGATCTAGCCTAGAGACCAGACCCTAGGTGACAGTACTGTTTCAAGCTAATTCTGTGTGAGGCTTAATTCTTCACTGTATCCATCCATCTAACATGAACAGTACTGCTTTGCACATTTTCTACTATCTTTCCCTTGGCCCAAAGCTTTGGCTGAAATTTGGAATTTCAGCCAGCTCTGGAGACTTCTTTATAAGATGGGTACATACAGACTTCTGGACCCAACATACATGTTGGCACATCTGCCAGTGAAGAGAGAGTTGCTGAGGCAACCCCCAGAAGTACAGCAAAGTGTCATTAAGAATGATACATTCAAGTATGGCAAGGAAGACTAGGGGAAAGAATTCAGTAAAGTAACTTTTTATCTCATACCAGCTTGCTAATAAGTTACTAAAGAAATACCATAGAAACTCAAAAAGTCACTTGCCCAAAGTAAGCAATTTTCAACATATTCTGTGTAGTAATGCTTAAACATTGCAGAATTTCAAAATGGCACCCACATATCGCACCTCCCCACATCACCCATCACCCAAGTCACAAAGCTAGCTTACCTGAGGGGCAATTTGGCTCCCAGCCACTGCTCATCCACCCAGTTCTCAGCAAGCCTGTCTGAGGCTGAGTGAACAGAGGCTTTTCTGTATCCCAGAAGTGTTAACTACAAACTGTACACCTCACTGAGAGTCTCTCAGTAAAACAAAACTACTGCACAGAGAACCCAGAGTCCCTCCCTGActgttcctttctctgctttctcagcaacagatgattaaaaatataatcacaatttCTAAATGGCTGGGGGTTGGGGTGCAGGCATTGGGGTTGGAGAAACtgggcagttaaaaaaaaatctacccagTTGGGAAGGAATCTAGTTCCTTGAGTCCATGGGGCCCTTGGCAGACTCCCTCTCTTGGCACTTCCCCGCCATACACCCACCCTTTCTTATCTGGGACAGAAAGTCTTACTTACCTAACTCCGCTTTTTCCCTCATTGGACTTCTTCTAATCCTGAATTAGGAACAACTAACTGGTTTGGTGAGCTTTTATCCAAAGGTATGTAGCTGTGCCCTCAGAAACTGCTGGGCTCCTAGATTCTAACTCAAGGATGTCTCTTATTTCAGCTAGAAGAAAGGGGTACATCTGGCCCAATAGCCACTTGTGCCTTCCAGCACTATCTTAAGTCTGTGGCTGATTTTCATCATCTCATCCCTCAAGAAAGGACAATTGTGAGGCTTACAAAAATGTTCCCTGTGTCAATACCAACTTCAGGAAATATGACTGTCATCTCCTAAAATAATCATCTTTATAGAGATAAGTGCCCAGAGCTATAAGACTCATGAAGAACTCAAAGCATGCAATTCTTACCCAGGTTGAGAAACATACCCAGGATTTGGGGCAGACTAATCAAGGAAGAAAATTCCAAATATTTAATAGACACTTTTTCATTGTATCAAgagtataaatatttttgtagcttttatttattaaaagattCCCTTTTAAATCTGTTCCGAAATGTTGGAAGCTGAACTGTACAAGCTCCTGCCACCCACCTTCCAGTACATTTTTGAGGATATTTTTAAGGGGAAATTATCAAGATGGTCCTCTAATGGAACAGGCAGGAGATAGTCAGCTCTTCAGGCCCCAGGGGCAGCTTGACCAAAGCTGGTCTTGTAGAGTGAGCATGGGGTCTAGAGAACTGGTTCCTCCTTCCTGCGAGCAAATTCATTCATGTTCTTTTtagtgaaaaaaatctaaattaataTACAACAGCCTCCATTTATGATGCTCCCTGGCATCTTCTTAAACTACAGATTGAAGGCAGCTCCCTCTTTCATGGCCAGTTTTAGCAGACAAACGCAGggatatagatacatatatgtgtatatatatattttataaggtaaaatatatacatatcttatatatgtatatatacatgtctgGGAGTAGGGAAAGAGCAGAGGGCCGTGTAAACCTAAACAGCCATCACGTCACCCCAGGTGAGCCTGACACTAACAAAAGACAATAAATAACTCCTGGGGTTAAGTGACAACATGGGCGCAGCAAAGAGGGAGAGGGCACACATTTAATGATTCAATACACGTGGATAATTTGTTTGGCAgagttcaggccagcctcagGCTTCTGCACTTGCCAGACAAGTAAGCTAGTGATACTcaacaaaaactaaagaaaagcAGTCTGGAGCAGAGCCCCATGCCACAGCTTTCTGTCCGGtcagctggcaggcaggcaggcaggcacacttTTCTCACCACCCACAACAACGGAAACTTTGGCTCCAAGGcaaatgaaaagggggaaaaagaagtaTTTCCACTTATGACATGAAAATacaaaaacatcaaagaaaatatcaaagaagTCTACTTCCAGCAAAACTGAGGTAGCACTGCTTTCTCTGCATTCAATGCTTAAGTGGTTTTCAGTACAATGTGTtcgaacaaaacaaaactgctcaCTTGACTGACAGGTACAGCATGTTGATGGATAAGTTAAACATGAAATGCAATATAGGTTAGAGAAGGAATGAGcaggaagtgagggagatagGGCTTTGGATAAATTAGCGtaaagggatggggtggggtgtcaAGACTGCAAATGCTCCTGACGGGCCTTGGCCTTGGCTCTCCAAGAGCTCCAAACTGTCTGGAAATTAATGCAATGTGGCTAACAGTTAACACTGCTATATTCATATCTgtgtaaatcttttaaaataattattacaaCCTAAATTCAACCATGTAAACAGCACTACACACAGTACAGACCTGCCCTGAAAAATAATATGCAAAACTGAGATCTGGCACTGTATCATTTTGTAATGTTAATTCAACCTAACAGTCCCACTCCCCAACCCGGGTCTACACCCtcccccacaaaaacaaaacaaatctaatAAAGTTGTGCAAGAAATGGCAGGCTTATTCTATCTGAAGGCTTCAAAAAAAGGTACACAACATGTAGCCAGGTTCAAATATTTTGGGGGGATTTCCCACCCCCAAAAAGAAATAACCAAAataacccaaaaaaaaaaatgaagaaagtgcCTAAAACATGATACAGCATTTTAGAGCCCTTTCAAATACAAGGCAGAGAAAGgtgaaagtagaaaatatccgGATCTTCGGTAATTTCCAGAAAGGTCCAATTCCTCACTTGGCTGCAGGGCAGCAGGCAGATCCTCAGTGCTGCTCCTGGAACAGAGCAGCTAAGTCTGCTCTTCTGGACACAAGCCCTCGGGCCCTGAGCTGAGTGCACCTCTCCCTTccacttctcttttccttctctccatttcccacTCCACAAAGGTATCAAAGAGACTCGGCCAGGCCTCATCTTCACTGTAGTTGCTGAGGTCGGGGCCAATCACCTGAGTGAAGTTAAGAAACATGTTCCAAGTGTCCCGGGAGATGCCCTTGATTCCCGAAGGGTTCTCTGTTAGGAAATTTAGCCACTGGTCCAATACTGGAGGATTGTTCTGTGTAAATACTAATTTCCACAGGGCAATGGCTATTTCACGATGCAGTGACCGCTGCCCTTCTTCAGAGTCCAGGCCAAACTGAAATGTAAACCGGTAGAGATCCTTGAATTTATCTTCTTGTTTGGCTTCTGTTAAGAGGCTAGGGAAACGTGCACAGATCCCATCAATGCTGTCTGCACTTATTGCTTTACAGCCGTCAAAAAACTCCTTCCTGCAACAGGTAGGAGAAGGCATGATTAATAAGTAAGAGTGGTGCAGTGTATGAGGAGGCAAGGATATACGCGCAGCTAAcacccagcccagccccagctctCGGAAGGCAAAAACAGTACCtcttctaggccagcctggtctactaagGCCAGCTAAGGCTGTGCAGTCGCAGTCAGACCTGGCCTCCaaagtagatgggtgggtggatagatcgAGCCGAGTTTAGTTCCCACAACGTACATGGCAACTtcaaatccagttccaggggatataacacacctttctggcctctgaagaTACCAGGCATGCACCTCAGAGATATGCAATGAGGCAAGAccctcatacatataaaataaaatggaaaacaacaaATGTGCCTTTGGGGGCATggcaagaaggctcagcaggtaaatgtaCTTGCCACCAAGAATGATAACCTGATTTTGATCCCAAGAACCTACATGgtaaagaaaaccaactccctCAAGTTATCCCTGGTCCCTTCACATTTAAAGcatggcacatgtgcacatgcatgtacacatacataggGCCGAAACTATGTAGTTAAAATTTCTTTTaactacttttgtttttgttttatgagataggatctcactatgtaacccataCTAGCCTTGAATTCTCTTCCttgtgcctcagcttcctgggggctgggattacagacaggtaccaccacacccagctgcatatgtacttTTTAACTGTATACAGCACTA is part of the Rattus norvegicus strain BN/NHsdMcwi chromosome 1, GRCr8, whole genome shotgun sequence genome and harbors:
- the Dcun1d3 gene encoding DCN1-like protein 3 isoform X1; this translates as MGQCVTKCKNPSSTLGSKNGDRDPSSKSHSRRGASHREEQVPPCGKPAGDILVNGTKKAEAATEACQLPTSSGDAGRESKTNAEESSLQRLEELFRRYKDEREDAILEEGMERFCNDLCVDPTEFRVLLLAWKFQAATMCKFTRKEFFDGCKAISADSIDGICARFPSLLTEAKQEDKFKDLYRFTFQFGLDSEEGQRSLHREIAIALWKLVFTQNNPPVLDQWLNFLTENPSGIKGISRDTWNMFLNFTQVIGPDLSNYSEDEAWPSLFDTFVEWEMERRKREVEGRGALSSGPEGLCPEEQT